GCAAAAGGCGGTCCAGATGGCGGAAATGGCGGGAGTGGTGGAAGTGTAGTTTTTAGGGTGAGAGAAAATCTCAGCACTTTGTCTTTTTATAAAAATGGCCATGTGCTTTGTGCCGAAAATGGTAAACCTGGAATGGGTTTTAAAAGAAGTGGTGCTAATGGTAAAGATTTAATTCTTTTTGTTCCCCCAAATACAGAAGTTTATAATGAAAATGATGGAACTCTTTTGTGTAGGCTTAAAAATTTAAATGACGAATTTGTTGTTTTAAAAGGTGGCAGAGGTGGTCTTGGTAATTGGAATTTTAAAACTTCAGTTAGAAGGGCGCCAAGGTTTGCTCAACCTGGGGAATCGGGCAATAGCTTGGGTGTGCGCCTTGAACTTTTTTTGGTGGCAGATATTGGACTTGTTGGTCTACCTAATGCTGGCAAATCTTCTCTTCTTAATAGAATAACCTCAGCAAAATCCAGGGTAGCAAATTATCCTTTTACAACAAAAATTCCTCATCTTGGTGTGTTGAGACTTTCTTATGATGATTTAATTATTGCAGATATTCCGGGAATAATTAAGGGTGCTAGCTTTGGAATAGGACTTGGGACTGAATTTTTAAAACATATTTCTAAAACCAAAATTTTAGCTTTGGTGATTGATGTTTCTGAAGCAAATTTTTTGGACTCATACAGCATTCTTTTAAATGAATTAAAATCTTATAATTATGATCTTCTTAATAAAAAAAAAATTATTATTGCCAATAAGCTTGATTTGAATGGTTCTGAGGAAAATTTTGATTGCTTGAGAAAAGCTTTAGGAAAAGAAAAGATTGTTGGCATCTCTATTTATGAGAATAGAGGAATTGATGAACTTATTAAAGAATTTTTTATTTTGGCTAAAACTTTTTAATAAAA
Above is a genomic segment from Borreliella mayonii containing:
- the obgE gene encoding GTPase ObgE — its product is MYNFKDSVNITVVSGNGGSGCVSFLREKFNAKGGPDGGNGGSGGSVVFRVRENLSTLSFYKNGHVLCAENGKPGMGFKRSGANGKDLILFVPPNTEVYNENDGTLLCRLKNLNDEFVVLKGGRGGLGNWNFKTSVRRAPRFAQPGESGNSLGVRLELFLVADIGLVGLPNAGKSSLLNRITSAKSRVANYPFTTKIPHLGVLRLSYDDLIIADIPGIIKGASFGIGLGTEFLKHISKTKILALVIDVSEANFLDSYSILLNELKSYNYDLLNKKKIIIANKLDLNGSEENFDCLRKALGKEKIVGISIYENRGIDELIKEFFILAKTF